Within Dermatophagoides farinae isolate YC_2012a chromosome 8, ASM2471394v1, whole genome shotgun sequence, the genomic segment caatgttgttttgaatataaatgaaaatttttttttcttttttttttttggtacatGTGACTTGGATTCTCATGATCATcaggttttatttttttttttttgaagttATGGCATTATATTGTAAGTATTAGTAATCTTTATTATACCTGATGATAATTAGATTGGTTatctttatattttttttttttttgtattagaatgaacaacaactgatttcaaatgatgaagcATGAGATCaacattgttattatcattgatgaatcgaatgaaatggCTTTCAGCAGCTAACATTTTGGTCGTttcgaaaacatttttatcatcatcatatgaaaaacaaaaatcactgTCCATATTATTCTATGGTTCTGATGATTTTAGTATAGCTAGTCTTAAATTATTACATAAAAAACTATTAAATCCTGAATTGGATTCAATGGTTATtgtaaaaaatattcaagtaGTCACCACTAAATGTAATAATCCTGTTAGTTTATATTGTAAAAAAGTTGATCTACCAATCATCCTGTTTGATGGATATACGGTaccaaatgatcaatttgatcttGGTGTTGTTTCTTCATTCGGTCGCCTTATACCTTCACAGGCTATCAATGCTTGTCATTATggtatttattttattgttgtagTTCTGACATtctatatttattttgaattacATTAATTTATACAGGTATGTTCAATATTCATGGTTCATTATTGCCACGATGGCGTGGAGCATCTCCAATTCAACATGCCATATTGAATGGTGATACAATCACCGGTGTAAccataatgaaaattcatccaaATAGGTATTGTTTACATGcgattaatgattattatttttctgaccagaaaacatttttgtttctgacAGATTTGATGTTGGTGAGATTTTGGCACAAAAACCAATCGAAATTGTACATCGTATTTCGGCCGtacaattgaaacaattaatGGCACCAATAGGAGCTCAACTGGTGAGTTCaattttcgataatttttatttgatttatctcgttgattttttttccgttagCTTTGGGATTGCATTGAAGATTTAGACAATTGTCTAGCCAACGTTCGAAAACAATC encodes:
- the LOC124495345 gene encoding LOW QUALITY PROTEIN: methionyl-tRNA formyltransferase, mitochondrial (The sequence of the model RefSeq protein was modified relative to this genomic sequence to represent the inferred CDS: deleted 1 base in 1 codon), yielding MRSTLLLSLMNRMKWLSAANILVVSKTFLSSSYEKQKSLSILFYGSDDFSIASLKLLHKKLLNPELDSMVIVKNIQVVTTKCNNPVSLYCKKVDLPIILFDGYTVPNDQFDLGVVSSFGRLIPSQAINACHYGMFNIHGSLLPRWRGASPIQHAILNGDTITGVTIMKIHPNRFDVGEILAQKPIEIVHRISAVQLKQLMAPIGAQLLWDCIEDLDNCLANVRKQSKEEVTHARKIKITDGEIDWTRMNAYEIDRRFRAFNGTIDVFTYWIDGTPLRLGDILDPDLVNRLNISILAGHGHYEHIPGLIYYHKKRHILCIASANQTWSAFRSLTLKGRRKMSALGFSNTFIRPIVKEFKANNQGQRPFLLLGQTEKHRGMFNLNEIEQIKQQYL